One window of the Pirellulales bacterium genome contains the following:
- a CDS encoding 4a-hydroxytetrahydrobiopterin dehydratase: MTNTALSARHCAACEKECPVLTPRQASDLLQQLKGWTLTSEGKRIRKQWRVKDFAEGLAFFQRIGEVAESEGHHPDLHLTGYRDVAIELWTHAVGGLTENDFILAAKIDDVPVELKTEH; this comes from the coding sequence ATGACCAATACAGCATTAAGTGCGCGGCATTGTGCTGCGTGTGAGAAGGAGTGCCCCGTATTAACGCCGCGCCAGGCGTCAGACTTGCTCCAGCAGCTAAAGGGCTGGACCTTGACAAGTGAAGGCAAGCGGATTCGAAAGCAGTGGCGGGTCAAAGATTTTGCTGAAGGACTCGCGTTCTTTCAGCGTATTGGCGAAGTCGCCGAAAGCGAAGGGCATCATCCGGACCTTCATCTGACCGGCTATCGCGACGTGGCCATCGAGTTGTGGACGCATGCCGTGGGCGGATTGACGGAAAACGACTTTATCCTGGCGGCAAAAATCGACGATGTACCCGTCGAGCTCAAGACCGAACACTAA
- a CDS encoding MFS transporter, which yields MTTLLGGVFLTAFALHLGATEFEIGLLAATASLAHVAQLGGAFAIDRLGHRKTICMVATWISRLMWIPILFATFCEPAYRVRYIVGLLTISSLFASIGGGAWLSWIKDLVPNEIRLRFLGRRHVFNTALAFAMSVGGGLFIDASLRRQPDSLMGFVAVFITAMSCGIVGLFILQTIPEAVHIQSEPTGFAQLLGRPWQDRNFRRLIIFYGVWNFSSNLATPFFAVYMLAVLQVPFAIVTLLLTFSSLLGVATARLWTRFGDRFGTRNMVLLGTIADSFCPLLWLFVSPASLWLLVPIHCCGIFSAPVALGPNALSLKLSPAGRSLGYLALFNATTGPLTAGGAIVGGALASWFATTSSAPSAWGLQLIFAMSALMRLGSALLLLQVAEEHAHPAARVFKILTRAGRRWSRDRRFPARGVSPRDRTAA from the coding sequence ATGACGACGCTGCTCGGCGGCGTCTTTCTGACCGCTTTTGCCTTGCACCTGGGCGCCACGGAATTTGAAATCGGTCTGCTAGCCGCGACCGCATCCCTGGCCCATGTCGCGCAACTGGGCGGGGCTTTTGCCATCGATCGGTTGGGGCATCGCAAAACCATCTGCATGGTAGCGACTTGGATCAGTCGCCTGATGTGGATTCCGATCTTGTTCGCCACCTTCTGCGAACCAGCCTATCGCGTCCGCTATATCGTTGGGCTGCTTACCATCTCGAGCCTGTTTGCCTCGATCGGCGGGGGCGCCTGGCTTTCCTGGATCAAGGACCTCGTGCCCAACGAGATCCGGCTGCGGTTCCTGGGGCGCCGGCATGTTTTCAATACCGCCTTGGCATTCGCCATGAGTGTCGGCGGCGGCCTGTTTATAGACGCGTCGCTTCGCCGGCAGCCTGATTCGCTGATGGGTTTTGTCGCTGTGTTCATCACGGCCATGTCCTGCGGCATCGTCGGCCTGTTCATACTGCAAACGATCCCGGAAGCGGTGCACATCCAATCCGAGCCCACGGGCTTCGCGCAATTGCTCGGACGCCCTTGGCAGGACCGAAACTTTCGGCGGTTGATTATTTTTTACGGCGTGTGGAATTTCTCATCCAATCTTGCCACACCGTTCTTCGCCGTTTACATGTTGGCCGTTTTGCAGGTGCCGTTCGCCATCGTGACGCTCCTGCTCACGTTTTCCAGTCTATTGGGCGTGGCAACCGCCCGGCTTTGGACGAGATTTGGCGATCGTTTTGGCACGCGCAATATGGTCCTGTTAGGCACAATTGCGGACTCCTTTTGCCCCTTACTGTGGCTGTTTGTCTCGCCAGCCAGCTTGTGGTTGCTGGTGCCGATCCATTGCTGCGGTATATTCTCCGCGCCGGTGGCGCTCGGCCCGAACGCGCTGTCGCTAAAATTGTCGCCGGCAGGCCGCAGTCTGGGATATCTGGCCCTGTTTAACGCGACCACAGGGCCGCTGACCGCCGGAGGAGCCATCGTCGGCGGGGCCTTGGCCAGTTGGTTCGCTACGACGAGCAGTGCCCCGAGTGCCTGGGGGCTGCAATTGATCTTTGCGATGTCCGCCTTAATGCGTCTCGGCAGCGCGCTTTTATTGTTGCAAGTAGCCGAGGAGCACGCGCATCCTGCTGCACGTGTTTTCAAAATCCTGACCCGAGCCGGGCGGCGATGGTCGCGAGATCGTCGGTTTCCCGCCCGAGGCGTTTCGCCCCGCGATCGAACGGCAGCATGA
- the ligD gene encoding non-homologous end-joining DNA ligase has protein sequence MGLTEYRRKRDFRVTGEPRGKTAASRENLSFVIQKHDASHLHYDFRLELDGVLKSWAVPKGPSLDPATKRLAMQVEDHPREYGSFEGIIPQGEYGGGTVLLWDQGTWEAVGDARKGYRDGALKFVLKGHKLHGGWMLVRKGGRRSTADERHWFLFKEQDRYAKPALDITAKKPLSIATGRDLEQIAAQSDRVWGPRGAVAQNGRTMRTRAGARREAATSRNHARATATAMKSRKKPKSPPHTKASSATSVVAGVTLSHPDKILYPEVGITKLDLAEYYEQAAPWMLPHVQNRLLSLVRCPAGSGQKCFFQKHPGEGTSEYLRRFQVKEKRTTEDYLALYDLAGLVSLVQMGALEIHLWGSQADHFEKPDRLIFDLDPDPTVAWPQVVTAAREVRLLLEELGLLSFVKTTGGKGLHIVVPIRRRTTWADAKAFCRSVADFLVAAAPDRYIAKMSKAARKGKIFVDYLRNDRGATAIAPYSTRASATAPVSVPLEWEELSPKITSSYFRVKNMPARFAKLKQDPWAEILSTNQSITASMIRKLRIH, from the coding sequence ATGGGATTGACCGAATACCGAAGGAAGCGAGACTTTAGAGTCACCGGCGAGCCGCGCGGCAAGACTGCTGCCTCGCGCGAGAATCTAAGCTTCGTTATTCAAAAACACGACGCTTCGCATCTGCATTATGATTTTCGTTTGGAGTTGGACGGCGTTTTGAAGAGTTGGGCCGTGCCCAAGGGGCCGTCGCTCGATCCCGCCACAAAGCGTTTGGCCATGCAGGTCGAGGATCATCCGCGGGAGTATGGCAGCTTTGAGGGTATCATCCCGCAAGGTGAATATGGTGGGGGAACCGTTCTCCTTTGGGACCAAGGCACTTGGGAGGCGGTCGGAGATGCCAGAAAAGGCTACCGGGACGGCGCTCTAAAATTCGTCCTCAAGGGCCACAAGCTGCATGGTGGTTGGATGCTGGTTCGCAAGGGAGGGCGACGCAGCACGGCCGACGAACGGCATTGGTTTTTGTTCAAGGAGCAGGACCGCTACGCGAAACCGGCCCTCGATATCACCGCCAAAAAACCTCTGAGCATTGCCACGGGGCGCGACCTCGAGCAAATCGCCGCGCAGTCGGATCGCGTGTGGGGGCCACGCGGCGCCGTGGCACAAAACGGTCGCACTATGCGGACTCGGGCCGGCGCGCGTCGCGAAGCGGCAACCTCTCGAAATCATGCGCGAGCCACTGCGACCGCGATGAAATCCAGGAAGAAGCCGAAATCCCCACCGCACACAAAGGCTAGCTCCGCGACAAGCGTGGTCGCGGGCGTGACTTTGTCTCATCCCGACAAGATCCTTTATCCGGAAGTCGGCATCACGAAACTGGATCTGGCCGAATACTACGAGCAGGCGGCGCCTTGGATGTTGCCTCACGTACAAAATAGATTGCTATCTTTGGTCCGCTGTCCGGCCGGCAGTGGACAAAAGTGTTTTTTCCAAAAGCATCCGGGCGAAGGAACCTCCGAATATCTGCGGCGGTTCCAAGTCAAAGAAAAGCGGACCACCGAAGATTACCTGGCTTTGTACGATCTCGCCGGACTAGTATCGCTAGTGCAAATGGGCGCTCTGGAAATCCATCTGTGGGGTTCGCAAGCCGATCACTTTGAAAAACCCGACCGCCTGATCTTTGACCTCGATCCAGATCCGACCGTCGCCTGGCCTCAAGTCGTCACGGCAGCGAGAGAAGTACGGCTATTGCTTGAAGAATTAGGACTACTCTCCTTCGTAAAAACGACAGGAGGCAAGGGGCTGCATATCGTGGTGCCGATTCGCCGCCGCACCACTTGGGCCGATGCGAAAGCCTTTTGCCGCTCTGTGGCAGACTTTCTGGTCGCCGCGGCTCCGGATCGGTACATCGCCAAGATGAGCAAAGCAGCTCGTAAAGGAAAAATCTTCGTCGATTACTTGCGAAACGATCGCGGCGCCACCGCCATCGCCCCTTACTCGACGCGAGCCAGCGCTACGGCACCGGTGAGCGTACCGCTGGAGTGGGAAGAGTTGAGCCCTAAAATCACGTCGAGCTATTTCCGCGTGAAGAATATGCCTGCCCGCTTTGCAAAGCTCAAGCAGGACCCTTGGGCAGAAATACTGTCAACGAATCAATCGATCACCGCGTCGATGATCCGCAAACTCAGGATCCATTAA
- a CDS encoding glycosyl hydrolase family 65 protein, translating into ANGMGGLTRDGREYVITTNRAQRTPAPWANVLANAEFGTVVTESGGSYTWFENAHEFRLTPWYNDPITDRSGEALYLRDEESGRFWSPTPLPAPGHAGYVTRHGFGYSVFEATENGIVSEMTMFVALDAPVKVILLKIRNTTQETRRLSATCCVEWVLGELRPKSLMHVVTEIDPQCGALIARNAYNAEFPGRLAFLEMSEAQRTVSGDRTEFFGRNGTAANPAAMSRSRLSGKVGAGFDPCGAMQSAFELAAGQERELVICLGAAENIDQARDHVQRFRGVGAAHAALEAVWHYWKRTLGAVYVETPDPGINALANGWLLYQTLACRIWGRSGYYQSGGAFGFRDQLQDVMALVHSQPQLMREHLLRAAGHQFPEGDVQHWWHPPTGRGVRTHFSDDYLWLSLATCRYVKHIGDTGVLDERVPFIEGRPLKPEEEAYYDLPTKSDQSATLYDHCVRSIQNGLRFGSHGLPLIGCGDWNDGMNLVGEGGKGESVWLAFFLVHVLHEFADVARLRADQAFADKCLAQAAELTKNIESNAWDGAWYRRAYFDNGEPLGSAQNSECQIDSIPQSWSVLSGAGSADRSRQAMAAVNDRLVRRDASLIQLFDPPFDKSPLDPGYIKGYLPGVRENGGQYTHAAIWTVMAFAEMGDRTRAWELLSLINPLNHGSTPPGIATYKVEPYVIAADVYAVYPHVGRGGWTWYTGSAGWMYRLVIESLLGIRLDVDKLRFQPCLPSGWPSLQIHYRYRETFYHITIRNSGGGTTVNRVVVDGNEQPEKYVPLVDDRRDHRVEVEVS; encoded by the coding sequence ATGCCAACGGAATGGGCGGATTGACGCGGGACGGACGAGAATATGTGATCACGACCAATCGCGCGCAGCGCACACCAGCGCCGTGGGCCAACGTCTTGGCAAACGCCGAGTTCGGTACCGTCGTGACAGAAAGCGGAGGCAGCTACACATGGTTCGAGAACGCCCACGAGTTTCGGCTGACCCCTTGGTACAACGACCCGATCACCGATCGCAGCGGCGAGGCCCTTTATCTGCGTGACGAAGAAAGCGGTCGCTTCTGGTCTCCGACGCCGCTGCCGGCGCCGGGACACGCGGGCTATGTCACGCGGCATGGTTTCGGTTACAGCGTATTCGAAGCAACCGAAAACGGCATCGTATCCGAGATGACGATGTTCGTGGCGCTCGATGCACCGGTGAAGGTCATCCTGTTAAAGATACGCAATACGACTCAAGAAACGCGGCGTCTTTCGGCGACATGCTGTGTGGAATGGGTGCTAGGTGAGTTGCGGCCGAAATCTTTGATGCACGTGGTGACGGAAATCGATCCGCAGTGCGGGGCACTGATCGCGCGCAATGCCTATAACGCGGAATTCCCTGGTCGTTTGGCCTTCCTGGAGATGAGCGAAGCGCAACGCACGGTTAGTGGAGACCGAACGGAGTTTTTCGGCCGCAATGGCACCGCGGCCAATCCCGCCGCGATGTCGCGCAGCCGGCTTTCCGGCAAGGTTGGCGCCGGGTTCGACCCTTGCGGGGCTATGCAATCGGCGTTCGAGCTTGCGGCAGGGCAGGAGCGCGAATTGGTCATTTGCCTGGGTGCGGCCGAGAACATCGATCAGGCGCGCGATCATGTGCAACGTTTTCGCGGTGTGGGGGCCGCGCATGCGGCTCTAGAAGCGGTCTGGCATTATTGGAAGCGCACGCTAGGCGCCGTTTACGTGGAAACGCCCGACCCCGGGATTAATGCTCTGGCCAACGGCTGGCTGTTGTACCAGACCTTGGCCTGCCGCATCTGGGGGCGCAGCGGCTATTACCAATCGGGCGGTGCCTTTGGGTTCCGCGACCAATTGCAAGACGTTATGGCGCTCGTGCATTCACAGCCGCAGTTAATGCGCGAGCACTTGCTGCGCGCGGCCGGGCATCAGTTTCCGGAAGGAGATGTACAGCATTGGTGGCATCCGCCGACAGGACGCGGAGTTCGCACACATTTTTCCGATGATTACTTATGGCTGTCCCTGGCAACTTGCCGGTACGTGAAGCATATCGGGGACACAGGCGTGCTCGACGAGCGCGTCCCGTTTATCGAAGGCAGGCCATTGAAACCCGAGGAAGAGGCGTATTACGACTTACCGACCAAGAGCGACCAATCGGCCACGCTCTATGACCACTGTGTACGGTCGATCCAAAACGGCTTGCGATTCGGCAGCCACGGCCTGCCGCTGATCGGTTGCGGTGACTGGAATGACGGCATGAACCTGGTAGGGGAGGGTGGAAAAGGAGAAAGCGTTTGGCTGGCATTCTTCCTGGTCCACGTTCTGCACGAATTCGCCGACGTGGCCCGCCTTCGCGCGGATCAAGCTTTCGCCGATAAGTGCCTCGCACAGGCTGCCGAGCTGACAAAGAATATCGAAAGCAACGCTTGGGACGGAGCCTGGTATCGGCGTGCCTACTTCGATAACGGAGAGCCGCTGGGGTCCGCTCAGAATAGCGAATGCCAGATCGATTCCATTCCGCAGAGCTGGTCTGTCCTCTCCGGCGCCGGTAGCGCCGATAGATCGCGGCAGGCGATGGCCGCGGTCAACGACCGTTTGGTCCGGCGCGACGCTTCGTTGATTCAGTTGTTTGATCCGCCTTTCGATAAGTCGCCCTTGGATCCGGGCTATATCAAGGGGTATCTGCCTGGGGTGCGCGAAAACGGCGGGCAATACACGCATGCCGCAATTTGGACCGTGATGGCATTTGCCGAGATGGGGGATCGAACGCGCGCGTGGGAATTGCTGTCGCTCATTAACCCTCTGAACCACGGTTCGACCCCGCCGGGAATCGCGACTTACAAAGTCGAGCCGTACGTCATTGCAGCCGACGTCTATGCGGTGTATCCGCATGTGGGTCGTGGAGGTTGGACGTGGTACACCGGTTCGGCAGGCTGGATGTATCGGCTGGTTATCGAGTCGTTACTCGGAATCCGACTCGATGTCGATAAACTCCGCTTCCAGCCCTGCCTACCGTCGGGATGGCCGTCGTTGCAGATCCACTACCGCTACCGCGAGACTTTTTACCACATTACGATCCGCAACAGCGGTGGCGGCACAACGGTCAATCGCGTCGTTGTCGATGGAAACGAACAACCCGAAAAGTACGTTCCACTAGTCGATGATCGGCGGGATCATCGTGTCGAAGTCGAAGTGAGCTGA
- a CDS encoding BON domain-containing protein encodes MKATCFGGLCLLLLAGCNDSALSSKPSPSNSPAAVDPTNTGTNTRDRGAATKTPIDQNENQADIDLTAGIRKRVIGSSGMSTEAQNIKIITQDGKVTLRGPVKSTFEKDRIEIIAHEVAGVTNVDSQLDVAP; translated from the coding sequence ATGAAAGCGACCTGCTTCGGCGGATTGTGTCTTTTGTTGTTAGCTGGATGTAACGACAGCGCGTTGTCTTCCAAGCCATCACCGTCGAACTCGCCGGCGGCTGTTGATCCAACGAACACGGGGACCAATACGCGTGACCGTGGGGCAGCCACCAAGACGCCGATCGATCAAAACGAGAACCAAGCGGACATAGATCTCACCGCGGGGATTCGGAAGCGGGTGATCGGCAGCAGCGGTATGTCGACCGAGGCGCAGAACATCAAGATCATTACTCAAGACGGCAAGGTGACCCTGCGCGGCCCGGTGAAATCGACTTTCGAAAAGGACAGAATCGAGATTATCGCCCATGAAGTTGCCGGGGTGACCAACGTAGATAGTCAACTGGACGTTGCTCCCTAG
- a CDS encoding FAD-dependent oxidoreductase encodes MKVRKSKPLWQDVRLPRFPTLRRSGEFDVVVIGGGVTGLSAALFLKQAGKRVCLLERDRLGHGDTIHTTAHLTCDTDARLTQLVKTFGADQAALAWYGGACALDLIEQIVTENRIECEFRRTPGFLTAALDGTRDETGDLQHEATVARKLGFDVDFVPCVPVVDKPGIRIRDQGKFHPMAYLAGLANLVQGDGCSIHESTTVTDVESAPLAVLANGFKIACDYVVIATHVPLTGKNGLVKASLLQSKLTSYSTYVVSGRLPAVQVPDLSLWDTGNPYYYLRVDAGNDFDRIIFGGNDHKTGQETDTENCYDRLAQTLSRVLPNAKLDHRWSGQVVATNDGLPLIGETTDRQFVATGFNGNGITFGTLAGMMARDAVLKKENPWQGLFSVGRTKILGGGWEYVKQNMDFPYYFLADHMRRLKHATARAIKRGEGQILKIDGQRVACSRDARGRLLKVSAVCTHLGCLVRWNDAEKTWDCPCHGSRFLPEGEVLAGPAETPLEPLAPSKRKQKIKPAADA; translated from the coding sequence GTGAAGGTCCGCAAATCAAAGCCTTTGTGGCAAGATGTACGGCTGCCGAGATTTCCAACATTGCGCCGGTCCGGGGAGTTCGATGTGGTGGTTATCGGCGGTGGCGTAACCGGACTTTCGGCGGCGCTTTTTCTCAAGCAGGCTGGCAAGCGGGTTTGTTTACTAGAGCGTGATCGGCTTGGCCACGGAGATACGATCCACACGACGGCGCATCTCACTTGTGACACTGACGCGCGTTTGACGCAGCTAGTAAAGACATTCGGGGCTGATCAAGCTGCGCTCGCCTGGTATGGCGGCGCCTGCGCACTGGATCTGATTGAGCAAATCGTCACGGAAAATAGAATCGAATGCGAGTTTCGCCGCACGCCAGGTTTTCTGACCGCCGCGCTCGACGGCACCCGCGACGAAACGGGTGACCTGCAGCACGAAGCGACTGTGGCTCGCAAACTAGGCTTTGACGTTGATTTCGTCCCCTGTGTTCCGGTCGTCGATAAGCCGGGGATACGGATCCGCGATCAAGGCAAATTTCATCCGATGGCATACCTGGCCGGCCTCGCAAACTTGGTCCAGGGGGACGGATGTTCCATCCATGAAAGTACTACGGTCACCGACGTCGAATCGGCACCGCTTGCCGTCCTCGCCAACGGCTTCAAGATCGCTTGCGATTACGTCGTCATCGCCACTCATGTCCCCCTGACAGGAAAGAACGGACTCGTAAAGGCTTCTCTCCTGCAGTCCAAATTAACAAGCTATTCCACCTACGTGGTTAGCGGACGCCTTCCCGCCGTGCAGGTGCCCGATCTCAGCTTGTGGGATACGGGCAATCCTTACTATTACCTGCGGGTGGATGCGGGTAATGATTTCGATCGAATCATCTTCGGCGGAAACGACCATAAGACAGGCCAAGAGACCGACACCGAAAATTGCTACGACCGCTTGGCACAGACACTATCGCGCGTCTTACCGAACGCAAAGCTCGACCATCGCTGGTCAGGACAAGTCGTGGCGACCAACGATGGACTGCCGCTGATCGGCGAGACTACCGATCGGCAGTTTGTTGCCACCGGATTCAATGGCAACGGTATCACGTTCGGCACGCTAGCCGGCATGATGGCCCGCGATGCCGTGCTCAAGAAAGAGAATCCATGGCAAGGGCTTTTCTCCGTCGGCCGCACCAAGATCCTCGGTGGCGGCTGGGAATACGTAAAACAGAACATGGACTTTCCGTATTATTTCCTTGCCGATCATATGCGCCGGCTCAAGCATGCCACCGCCCGCGCCATCAAGCGCGGCGAAGGTCAAATCCTCAAGATTGACGGCCAGCGGGTCGCTTGTTCGCGCGATGCGCGTGGCCGCCTCCTGAAGGTCTCTGCGGTATGCACCCATTTGGGCTGCCTTGTGCGATGGAACGACGCCGAGAAAACCTGGGATTGCCCCTGTCACGGGTCGCGGTTTCTTCCCGAAGGCGAGGTTCTCGCCGGGCCCGCAGAAACTCCTTTAGAACCACTCGCCCCCTCAAAACGCAAACAGAAGATCAAGCCCGCAGCCGATGCCTGA
- a CDS encoding mechanosensitive ion channel domain-containing protein codes for MLTAQSAILKAADESEVWDQLEPLFLSLDATYRQNQAHLDEMRQLDQDKKKIEHAIDALDKFGPNDPKPYSFLLLDQLQDQRVLAGEEERALKAEVKSADKMLQAAHQDLDNINGETPQHPSSPAANGSEAGQATESLMSRDEVQRLIAKATVALKQADVELQNQRLDLCQLRQSFLTKKIDAIQATAVFSPQDRDAQLGVFVEKESQLRRQLREAENHLQQLPATKKQSDKTRAVGKESEPDQDATTDAWRIVSDAYQSEVVVLDQQVENAATLRKWWRRRFELANDKVEATKAGQWLDELDEFLDQLGDMARALEYRRDAARDSQATTSPVAAANSADPQLRELRQSSLQELRDLCAEQLNDVRGAERWLHRFRDELKKKSATDRGNLGSLGDSLKALWNYPVAGDEDEAVTLGTLLVLLVYIVAGVFVAYALSRIVFRRLLPRLGLHRGTASALKSILFYSLCAVFGVLAFRLLQIPLAAFAFLGGAAAIAVGFGSQDIMNNFMSGVILLTEQPIRVGDFVRIEGSEGIVQHIGLRSTRIQTESNHELIVPNKALIDEQVTNLTLSDNLVQMWVAATVERNVKIDEAKWQMLEIAFSHPMVVKSPRPFVLLKEVDTYWLVFEVHFWLQHSSFVRSALVQSEILEVIGDRYRPPAEGESSANVKTTQEEEEEEDISGDATDATTLARIQKMSNETAAKAMKRARSSVQIR; via the coding sequence ATGCTCACCGCGCAGTCGGCCATCCTCAAGGCGGCCGACGAATCTGAGGTCTGGGATCAGCTCGAGCCCTTGTTTCTCTCCCTGGATGCCACTTACCGTCAAAATCAGGCGCACCTCGACGAGATGCGACAGCTCGACCAGGACAAAAAGAAAATCGAGCACGCGATTGACGCGCTGGACAAGTTTGGTCCCAACGACCCCAAGCCCTATTCGTTCTTGCTCTTGGATCAACTCCAAGATCAACGCGTGCTAGCCGGGGAAGAGGAACGGGCGCTCAAAGCCGAAGTCAAATCGGCGGATAAGATGCTGCAAGCCGCGCACCAAGATCTGGACAACATTAACGGGGAAACGCCGCAGCACCCGTCGTCACCCGCCGCCAACGGCAGCGAAGCCGGCCAAGCCACAGAATCGCTGATGAGCCGCGATGAAGTGCAGCGATTGATTGCCAAGGCGACGGTTGCTCTAAAACAGGCCGACGTTGAACTTCAGAACCAAAGACTGGACCTTTGCCAACTGCGGCAAAGCTTTCTTACCAAGAAGATTGACGCCATTCAGGCTACGGCCGTGTTTTCGCCGCAGGATCGCGATGCACAGCTAGGCGTTTTTGTCGAAAAAGAATCGCAGCTCCGGCGGCAATTGCGCGAGGCAGAGAATCACTTGCAGCAGCTACCGGCGACGAAAAAACAATCCGACAAAACGCGCGCCGTCGGCAAGGAATCCGAACCGGATCAAGATGCGACGACCGATGCTTGGCGCATCGTCAGCGACGCCTACCAGTCGGAAGTCGTGGTGCTGGACCAGCAGGTCGAAAATGCCGCAACGCTGCGCAAGTGGTGGAGGCGCCGCTTTGAATTGGCAAACGATAAGGTTGAGGCCACGAAGGCTGGTCAATGGCTGGATGAACTTGACGAGTTCCTGGACCAATTGGGCGACATGGCCCGGGCGCTCGAGTACCGGCGCGACGCCGCGCGCGACAGCCAAGCCACGACGTCCCCAGTAGCGGCGGCCAATTCGGCCGATCCGCAGCTACGAGAGTTGCGACAGTCCAGTCTGCAAGAACTGCGAGATCTGTGCGCAGAGCAGCTCAACGACGTGCGAGGCGCCGAACGGTGGTTGCACCGATTCCGTGATGAACTCAAGAAGAAATCCGCGACGGACCGCGGCAATCTGGGCTCGCTTGGTGACTCTCTTAAGGCTCTATGGAATTATCCGGTCGCCGGCGATGAAGATGAGGCAGTGACGCTAGGAACGCTGCTGGTGCTGTTGGTGTATATCGTCGCGGGGGTCTTCGTGGCGTATGCGCTGAGCCGTATCGTATTCCGGCGCTTATTGCCCAGGCTGGGCCTGCATAGGGGCACCGCCTCGGCATTGAAATCAATTCTCTTCTATAGCCTGTGCGCCGTGTTTGGGGTCTTGGCTTTTCGATTGCTGCAAATACCGTTGGCGGCGTTTGCGTTCCTCGGCGGAGCCGCTGCCATCGCCGTCGGCTTCGGAAGCCAGGACATCATGAACAACTTTATGAGTGGCGTGATCCTGCTAACCGAGCAGCCGATTCGCGTCGGCGACTTTGTGAGGATCGAAGGGAGCGAGGGGATCGTCCAGCATATAGGGTTGCGCAGCACGCGCATTCAAACGGAGTCGAATCACGAGTTGATCGTGCCTAACAAGGCCCTGATTGACGAACAAGTCACCAATCTAACGCTCTCCGATAACCTGGTGCAGATGTGGGTCGCTGCCACGGTTGAGCGGAACGTGAAGATCGACGAGGCGAAATGGCAAATGCTCGAGATCGCATTTTCGCATCCGATGGTCGTCAAATCGCCACGCCCCTTCGTTTTACTGAAAGAGGTCGACACCTATTGGCTCGTATTCGAGGTCCACTTCTGGCTGCAGCACAGCAGCTTCGTGCGCAGCGCGCTCGTGCAGAGCGAAATCTTGGAAGTGATTGGCGATCGTTATCGGCCGCCTGCGGAAGGGGAATCGTCCGCCAATGTGAAGACGACCCAAGAAGAAGAAGAAGAAGAAGACATTTCCGGCGATGCGACCGACGCAACGACTTTGGCCCGCATTCAGAAAATGAGCAACGAGACGGCAGCCAAAGCAATGAAGCGAGCTCGCAGCTCGGTCCAGATAAGATAG
- a CDS encoding PRC-barrel domain-containing protein → MLKPRHVCAAIVVALGSATFSIAAAPSNAAPAAFRASTIEHLTVRNASGDNLGKVKDLVIDAGTGKVTYAALDFGGFLGLGDKLFAVPWHAFRYVGTSNDEHLVLDVSKEHLKNAPGFDKDHWPNMADPQWSREVDKFYGPPRTANR, encoded by the coding sequence ATGCTCAAGCCCAGACACGTATGTGCCGCGATTGTGGTTGCTCTCGGTTCAGCGACGTTTTCGATTGCTGCCGCTCCGTCCAACGCCGCCCCGGCTGCGTTTCGAGCAAGCACGATCGAGCATCTGACCGTGCGAAACGCCTCCGGAGATAATTTAGGAAAGGTCAAGGATTTGGTCATTGATGCGGGCACGGGCAAGGTCACTTACGCCGCGCTCGACTTCGGCGGCTTTTTGGGCTTGGGTGACAAATTGTTCGCAGTGCCCTGGCACGCATTTCGATATGTCGGAACGAGCAACGACGAGCATTTAGTGCTCGATGTCTCGAAGGAACATCTCAAGAACGCGCCTGGATTCGATAAAGATCACTGGCCCAACATGGCTGATCCGCAATGGTCGCGCGAAGTCGACAAGTTCTACGGACCGCCTCGCACGGCAAACCGTTAA